The region AGATTAAGACATCCCAGAAAATCCTCATCCCCTCGATATCTATTATAGAGGATAAACATAACCCCCACAATAAGAACCGAATTTGCCATCCTTTTTAGTATCATAAACAATATGCTATAATTTGCTCCATATGCACTATTTCCTTCATTAAGATATTCCCAAATACGGTACCCCAATTCTCCTCCCACCATCTGGCTTATCATTAAAAACAATGGCTTAATCATAAATGCTGCAAATACCGTAAATGTTACAAGCATCACCAGAATCCATCTTCTGCTTAACGAAATATGATAAATAGGATAGGCCAATATCCACGCCAGCGCTGCTTTGTGGAACATTATAGCAGCCAAAAGACAAACTAAAAAACCTGCCCCGTTTTTCTTTCTTATATATATAATACTGAAGAGACAGATTACTGAAGCTATGGTCTGACGCACTACAAATACTCCCCACAGCCCCATAGCCCATGTTCCAAACATAAACAATAAAATATACCTTTGTTCTTTATCACTTTCCATCTTCCAGATAAACAACGCAAATAATCCATTTACCAGAAGCCCCTGAACAAAAAGTAAAACAGTGAAGTTTCCTCCACTCACACGATTTATCAGAATCAAAAGAATGTTAAACAATGGCTCCGTATCAAACTTTTCAAATCCACCATGGAGCACCATCCCCCACTGCATATTATCATACATTCTTTTATAATTGAAGAAATCTCCCGGGCCTCCCCAACGTATGGCTGATATGCAGGTAATTAGAAGCACAATGCTAATAAGGAAATTTCTCTGCATTTTTCTGCTGGGCTTTCCAAATACTTCCCATCCAGACAATACTAGCAGAAAAAGAAAAACAAATACATAAACCATCATACGCCTATCTTCTCACTTTCATACAGTCGCATTAAAACCCGTTCACTTCTTTCCCATCCAAAATGTGTTTTAGCATATTCTTGCCCATTCCTACATAATTCACAGTATTCCTTCTCTCCCATGTTTATAATATCTATTATTGTCTGTACAAACTCTAATTCTGTTTTTGCCAGCAAAAGAATATTGCCTTCCTCATCAATTCCTTCTGCTCCTATATTCGTTGTCACAACCGGTGTTCCAAGAGCTAGGCTTCGCAAAACTTTCAGCTTAATTCCTGCACCTAATGTTAATGGAAATACAGCAATACCAGACATCAATACATACTCGTCCACATCTTCAACAAATCCAGTAATATAAACCGTGTCACTTTCTAACCGTCTTAACTCAGGTGGAGGATTATTTCCAACAATATAAATATTCACCAGATAACCTGCATTTTTTAGCTGTTCTCCTAAACGAATCAAGCTCATTGCCGCTGCAGCATTTTCCTCTCTTCCCATCTGTCCCAAAAAGCATAGCGTGTTTCGTTCTTTTTCCTGGTATTTCGGTTCTTCCATCATACCATCTTCAATTCCAAAATATGGGTTGAGCACATAAATCCCAGATAATCCATACTGTTTTTCCAAAAGCACTTTATCTTTGTGACTAAATGTCATAACTGCATCAGCACGGCGACAATAAATCTTCTCATAATGATATAGTCTGCGTATCTGATAAGAAAGATATCTTTTTTTCAATCCCTGCTCTTGCTTTGCCCTACGCTCATAAGATTGCGTTGTCACATCATGTTCTGTCATATAATAACGTAATCTTGGAAATAATCGACATATCCACTGATATTGTGCCATTGATGCATATTCACCATGAATAGCATCTATACGATAACGCCACACACACCAAACAAGCAGTGCTGAAAATCGAAATGAAGATCTTGCTGCAAAATATGCTGGAAACCATGGTTCAAATAAAACATGTAATGCTTTGCTCCATTTATACAATTTCACAAAATGATATCTTGCATCTTTTTTTAATTTGTTGGCAAGTACCTGATCAAAGTCCGACGCAATAAATGTTAAGACATACACCTCATTCCATGTTCTTAGCGTTTCTATTTGACGTCCCATGCAGACACCACCTG is a window of Enterocloster clostridioformis DNA encoding:
- a CDS encoding EpsG family protein — encoded protein: MMVYVFVFLFLLVLSGWEVFGKPSRKMQRNFLISIVLLITCISAIRWGGPGDFFNYKRMYDNMQWGMVLHGGFEKFDTEPLFNILLILINRVSGGNFTVLLFVQGLLVNGLFALFIWKMESDKEQRYILLFMFGTWAMGLWGVFVVRQTIASVICLFSIIYIRKKNGAGFLVCLLAAIMFHKAALAWILAYPIYHISLSRRWILVMLVTFTVFAAFMIKPLFLMISQMVGGELGYRIWEYLNEGNSAYGANYSILFMILKRMANSVLIVGVMFILYNRYRGDEDFLGCLNLYSFGFAITIGALFTSNVYARFATPYCMVSLYQFEYLFRENSGNWKSKIIFGVYGIYALSRLMVYVGSYDAYVPFSTIFGMIG
- a CDS encoding glycosyltransferase family 4 protein, with translation MGRQIETLRTWNEVYVLTFIASDFDQVLANKLKKDARYHFVKLYKWSKALHVLFEPWFPAYFAARSSFRFSALLVWCVWRYRIDAIHGEYASMAQYQWICRLFPRLRYYMTEHDVTTQSYERRAKQEQGLKKRYLSYQIRRLYHYEKIYCRRADAVMTFSHKDKVLLEKQYGLSGIYVLNPYFGIEDGMMEEPKYQEKERNTLCFLGQMGREENAAAAMSLIRLGEQLKNAGYLVNIYIVGNNPPPELRRLESDTVYITGFVEDVDEYVLMSGIAVFPLTLGAGIKLKVLRSLALGTPVVTTNIGAEGIDEEGNILLLAKTELEFVQTIIDIINMGEKEYCELCRNGQEYAKTHFGWERSERVLMRLYESEKIGV